Proteins co-encoded in one Kribbella qitaiheensis genomic window:
- a CDS encoding MCE family protein — translation MITKGVRIQLMVFLLITVVGVAFVGAKYAQVDRLFFDDSYTVSASFAESGGIFTGAEVTYRGQPVGRVGQLKLLSDGVEVNLDIDNKTKIPKDLLAVVANRSAIGEQYVDLQPRRDGSPYLQDHSKIARADTALPIDTTELLLNLDQLVNSVDKDSLRTTVKELGDALRGRGSDLQKIIDSSGVLINDADANILQTIKLINDGNTVLATQVASGDAIKTWAKNLALLSDTLVSSDANLRKVIDQGSGASEQLTALISENRGDIAVLLGNLLTTGEMTAVRLDAVEQLLVVYPAVAMGGYVVPGKDPGTGHYDAHFGLVLGFSPPACRAGYGGTTWRVPQDTTDKAANTKAGCTASPGSGIDVRGSQNKPAPSSRTLNRTGYGVGYDPATGDAGGTGGMPDLILGSTGGQADLLGADSWKALILGPVSGK, via the coding sequence GTGATCACCAAAGGTGTCCGGATCCAGCTGATGGTGTTCCTGCTGATCACCGTGGTCGGTGTCGCGTTCGTCGGCGCGAAGTACGCGCAGGTCGACCGGTTGTTCTTCGACGACAGTTATACGGTCAGCGCCAGCTTCGCCGAGTCCGGTGGCATCTTCACCGGCGCCGAGGTGACGTACCGCGGCCAGCCGGTCGGCCGGGTCGGCCAGCTGAAGCTGCTGTCCGACGGCGTCGAGGTCAACCTCGACATCGACAACAAGACGAAGATCCCGAAGGACCTGCTCGCCGTGGTGGCGAACCGGTCCGCGATCGGCGAGCAGTACGTCGACCTGCAACCGCGACGGGACGGCTCGCCGTACTTGCAGGACCACTCGAAGATCGCCCGGGCCGACACCGCGCTGCCGATCGACACCACCGAGCTGCTGCTCAACCTGGACCAACTGGTGAACTCGGTCGACAAGGACAGCCTGCGGACGACGGTGAAGGAGCTCGGCGACGCGCTCCGGGGCCGCGGCAGCGACCTGCAGAAGATCATCGACAGCTCCGGGGTGCTGATCAACGACGCGGACGCGAACATCCTGCAGACGATCAAGCTGATCAACGACGGCAACACCGTGCTGGCCACGCAGGTGGCCAGCGGTGACGCGATCAAGACCTGGGCGAAGAACCTGGCGCTGCTGTCGGACACGCTGGTCAGCTCGGACGCGAACCTGCGCAAGGTGATCGACCAAGGCTCGGGTGCCTCCGAGCAGCTCACCGCCCTGATCTCGGAGAACCGCGGCGACATCGCAGTACTGCTCGGGAACCTGCTGACCACCGGTGAGATGACCGCGGTCCGGCTGGACGCCGTCGAGCAGTTGCTGGTCGTCTACCCGGCTGTGGCGATGGGCGGATACGTAGTACCGGGGAAGGATCCGGGGACGGGGCACTACGACGCCCACTTCGGCCTGGTGCTCGGCTTCAGCCCGCCTGCCTGCCGGGCCGGCTACGGCGGCACGACCTGGCGCGTTCCGCAGGACACGACCGACAAGGCCGCGAACACCAAGGCCGGCTGTACGGCCTCGCCGGGCTCGGGCATCGACGTCCGTGGCTCCCAGAACAAGCCGGCGCCTTCGTCGCGCACCCTGAACCGCACCGGGTACGGCGTCGGCTACGACCCGGCGACCGGTGACGCCGGCGGGACCGGCGGGATGCCGGACCTGATCCTCGGCTCGACAGGCGGTCAGGCCGACCTGCTCGGCGCTGACTCCTGGAAAGCTCTTATCCTCGGACCGGTGAGTGGAAAGTGA
- a CDS encoding MCE family protein → MRRRTAMVAGVVAMATLLSGCDFSVYSLPLPGGAKIKGPSYTVTVEFADVLDLVPKSTVKVDDVTVGTVQKVWLEGYVAKVKIKLPKSLDLPDNTHATIRQTSLLGEKFVSLAPPTGDEKPQGKLDNGELIPLSRTTSNVEVEEVLSALSLLLNGGGVAQLQIITQELNKALTGNEPAIRSVLTQLNTFVGTLDQNKQKIVTAITAVDALAKKLNAQKTTLATAIDSLPKSISTLDKQRAALVKTLQALSKLGSTATRVITASQKDLVANLQSLYPVLTKLAEAGENLPKALELMFTYPFPDAAGKAVQGDFTNLNITLDVNTQKALKGLLGLNLPTTGLTLPTLGISLPLHNSPQFPTGKGTGGLPPLPLPTGAATSCITLLGLPVCTPKLNRSAFDPELAKVLMPGVAK, encoded by the coding sequence GTGAGACGCCGTACTGCGATGGTGGCGGGTGTGGTCGCGATGGCCACCCTGTTGTCCGGTTGCGATTTCAGCGTCTACTCGCTGCCGTTGCCGGGCGGCGCCAAGATCAAGGGCCCGTCGTACACGGTCACGGTCGAGTTCGCCGACGTGCTCGACCTGGTGCCCAAGTCGACGGTGAAGGTGGACGACGTCACCGTCGGCACGGTGCAGAAGGTCTGGCTCGAGGGCTACGTGGCCAAGGTCAAGATCAAGCTGCCGAAGAGCCTTGACCTGCCCGACAACACCCACGCGACGATCCGGCAGACCAGCCTGCTGGGTGAGAAGTTCGTCTCGCTCGCCCCGCCGACCGGCGACGAGAAGCCGCAGGGCAAGCTGGACAACGGCGAGCTGATCCCACTGTCGCGGACCACCAGCAACGTCGAGGTCGAGGAAGTGCTGTCCGCACTCTCGCTGCTGCTGAACGGCGGCGGTGTCGCGCAGTTGCAGATCATCACCCAGGAGCTGAACAAGGCGCTGACCGGCAATGAGCCGGCCATCCGAAGCGTGCTCACCCAGCTGAACACCTTCGTCGGCACGCTGGATCAGAACAAGCAGAAGATCGTCACCGCGATCACCGCGGTGGACGCGCTGGCGAAGAAGCTGAACGCGCAGAAGACGACGCTGGCGACCGCGATCGACTCGCTGCCGAAGTCGATCTCCACCCTGGACAAGCAGCGCGCCGCCCTGGTCAAGACGCTGCAGGCGCTGAGCAAGCTGGGCAGTACCGCGACCCGGGTGATCACGGCCTCGCAGAAGGACCTGGTCGCGAACCTGCAGTCGCTCTACCCGGTGCTGACCAAGCTGGCCGAGGCGGGGGAGAACCTGCCGAAGGCGCTCGAGCTGATGTTCACCTACCCCTTCCCGGACGCTGCGGGGAAGGCGGTGCAGGGTGACTTCACCAACCTGAACATCACCCTCGACGTGAACACGCAGAAGGCGCTGAAGGGCCTGCTCGGGCTCAACCTGCCCACTACCGGCTTGACCTTGCCGACGCTGGGGATCAGCCTGCCGCTGCACAACTCCCCGCAGTTCCCGACGGGCAAGGGCACAGGTGGTCTGCCGCCGCTGCCGTTGCCGACCGGGGCGGCGACCAGCTGCATCACGCTGCTAGGCCTGCCGGTCTGTACGCCGAAGCTGAACCGGTCCGCGTTCGATCCGGAGCTGGCCAAGGTCCTGATGCCGGGGGTGGCGAAGTGA